CGTCACGTAGGGCTTGTCCTCTCCCCCATAGAGGATGGCCGTCGAGTGGATTGCATTATGCGGACACAGCTGGGCGCAGACGCCACAGCCGACGCAGATCTCTGGCAAGATCTTCGCCTTTTTGTCCTCCTCGTCTATGACTATCGCCGGACAGCCGAAGTCCCTTATGCAGTTGTAGGCCCTCTCACAGGCCTCCTTGTCCACGAAGTAGGGGACTATCTTTCCTCCGGCCCTTCTGTATTCGCGGAAGTGGTAGAGGGCACAATCCCCTCTCGATATGACGACTGAGAGTCCGTCGTACTTTAAAGCCTCCCTCAGCTTGCCTATGTTCTTCCTCGCCTGGAAGGAATCTATGACGACTATCTTCTCCACTCCCAGGCCCCTCAAAACGCTCTCTATGTCTATGCGCTTTTCGTAGGGGTTCACCTTCTTCGGACTGCCGGGATGGGCCTGCTGGCCGGTCATGGCAGTAACGGCGTTGTCAAGGATTATAAGCGTCATCTTGGAATTGTTCCTGATGGCGTTCACTATTCCGGGCAAAGCAGCGTGGAAGAAGGTCGAATCGCCTACAAGCGCCACCACCCTCTCTTCAGCTGAGTGCTGCACCCCGTGGGCTATTCCAAGGGAAGCGCCCATCGCTAAGAGAGAGTCAGTCCAGCCGATGTGCTCGAGGGCAAGCATAGAGTAGCAGCCGATGTCGTTGGCGAGATAGTAGTTTTCGATGTTCCCCATGGCCCTCCTGAGCGCCCAGAAGGTCGCTCTATGCGGACAGCCGGCGCAGAAGGTGGGCATCCTCGGAGGAGCGAGCTTTGCGAGCTCCCACATTCTCTTGAAGTGCCCCTCGTAGTCAAAGGGGAGCTCCCTTCCGAGAACCTCGGCGAGAACCTTGATGACTATGGGCACGTTGTACTCCAGCATCTCAAGGAAGTGGCCGCTCTTCTTGCCGACTATCTCCAGCTTTGGATTCCTCTCCTTGGCAATCTGCCTCACGAAGCCCTCTATGTAGGGGAAAAGCTCTTCAACCACCACAACCTTTTCAAGCCCCTCTATGAAGTCTCCAATAAGCTTCTCCGGGATCGGATTGAGGACACCGAGCTTGAGGACGTACGCTTTTCCCCCGAGCTTCTGAAGGCTCTCGAGCACATAGGAATATGCCACGCCCGATGTTATTATGCCGATTCCCCTCGCTTCCCCCGGCTTTGCTTCCCTTACCCCCTCCCCATCGAAGTATTCCACGCGGTTGAACTCCAAAAACTCCGGGTCATCCCTAATCTTCGCTATCTTCTCCAGAAGCTCGGCCTTGAACTTCCTCGCGAGGGAGCCAACGGTCGCGTAGCTTTTCCGGTTTTCTTTCCACGAGAGCTTATTGAAGGGCGTCCTCTCAAGCTTCCCAGCCCTCACTATTCCGCTCTGGTGGTTTACCCTCGTCGTTGTCCTCACCAGAACGACGCTACTGTATTTCTCGCTCAGCTTGAAGGCCTTCTTTACCATCTCGTAGGCTTCCTGCGGGCTGGATGGTTCGAGCATTGGAAGGTAAGCCGTGTAGCCGAACCACCTTCCGTCCTGCTCCGACTGGGAGGAGTGGGCGTAGGGATCATCGGCTATAACCACAACGAGCCCGCCCTTGACGCCGGTGTAGGCAAGTGAATAGAGCGTGTCCGATGCCACGTTTCCGCCAACGCTCTTCATTGATGTGAACCCTCTAAGACCGACGAAAGCGGCTCCTGCCGCTGTCTCAAGGGCAACCTTCTCGTTGGCCGCTATTTCCACAGCGATGTCATCCCTGTAGCGGGAAACCCTCTCAAAGGTGTCTAAGATTTCTGTCTGCGGAGAACCGGGGTAAAAGGCCGCAACCTTCACGTCCGCCTCGAGGGCGGCTCTGACTATGGCCTCATTAGTTAGCATATAGCCCGCATGGGGCTCCTCTTTCAGAACCTCTTTCAGGGACATAGGAACACCGAAATAATTTAGACTTCAAACTATAAAGGTCTTTCTCAGAACAGAAATGGGTAAAAAGGTGCAGAAATGAAATCACTCACCCTGCATTAAAAGGGATGGAAGCTTCGGAGCCCTTGCGGCTAATTCCCTGTCGAGCATGAACACAATCTGTGGGGCGTCCTTGGCGAATTTTAGCTTGTCCAGTATTTTCTTTACGCTCGCCTCTTCCTCAACCTGCTCGTTGATGAACCACTCAAGAAAAGCCCTCGTTGGATAATCCTTCTCCTCCTCTGCCAGAGCTGCTA
The Thermococcus sp. 2319x1 DNA segment above includes these coding regions:
- a CDS encoding indolepyruvate ferredoxin oxidoreductase subunit alpha, producing the protein MSLKEVLKEEPHAGYMLTNEAIVRAALEADVKVAAFYPGSPQTEILDTFERVSRYRDDIAVEIAANEKVALETAAGAAFVGLRGFTSMKSVGGNVASDTLYSLAYTGVKGGLVVVIADDPYAHSSQSEQDGRWFGYTAYLPMLEPSSPQEAYEMVKKAFKLSEKYSSVVLVRTTTRVNHQSGIVRAGKLERTPFNKLSWKENRKSYATVGSLARKFKAELLEKIAKIRDDPEFLEFNRVEYFDGEGVREAKPGEARGIGIITSGVAYSYVLESLQKLGGKAYVLKLGVLNPIPEKLIGDFIEGLEKVVVVEELFPYIEGFVRQIAKERNPKLEIVGKKSGHFLEMLEYNVPIVIKVLAEVLGRELPFDYEGHFKRMWELAKLAPPRMPTFCAGCPHRATFWALRRAMGNIENYYLANDIGCYSMLALEHIGWTDSLLAMGASLGIAHGVQHSAEERVVALVGDSTFFHAALPGIVNAIRNNSKMTLIILDNAVTAMTGQQAHPGSPKKVNPYEKRIDIESVLRGLGVEKIVVIDSFQARKNIGKLREALKYDGLSVVISRGDCALYHFREYRRAGGKIVPYFVDKEACERAYNCIRDFGCPAIVIDEEDKKAKILPEICVGCGVCAQLCPHNAIHSTAILYGGEDKPYVTIEDYRELEQIMLRREKP